One segment of Saprospiraceae bacterium DNA contains the following:
- a CDS encoding MFS transporter — MSNINPSRLFNASCMALTVTSMTFAIRAGMLVPLGKEFNLTDTQLGWIAGIAFFGFPVATTLGGFVVDQFGMKKLMWVAFLSHLIGLLLTIFAGDFWTLLISTFLVGFANGMVEAVCNPLVASMYPKNKTVMLNKFHVWFPGGLVIGALLAAGMKSLDWGWQWQVALILIPTLIYGWMFWGQHFPRTERVESGVSTADMFKSVLSPLFLFMAVCMFFTANTELSTGQWIDKLLGKAGANALLILALVNGIMAVGRYFGGPLIHRLNPTGILLGSAIVSVAGVYLLRTTEGPALYAAAVVFAVGVCYFWPTMLGFVNEYIPKSGALGLSLMGGVGMLGNWAFQTFFIGPRLDAEKAALATSGLPSDEIELLAGQSVLSSINLLPVFLVLAFGALWFYMRGRNKEGGVSH, encoded by the coding sequence ATGAGCAACATCAACCCTTCCCGACTTTTCAATGCCTCTTGCATGGCCTTGACGGTCACTTCCATGACTTTTGCCATTCGCGCCGGGATGCTGGTGCCCTTGGGGAAAGAGTTTAATTTGACAGACACGCAACTCGGCTGGATTGCGGGCATCGCTTTTTTTGGCTTCCCTGTGGCTACCACACTGGGTGGTTTTGTGGTGGACCAATTCGGCATGAAAAAACTGATGTGGGTCGCCTTTCTCTCACACTTAATCGGTCTGCTGCTGACCATTTTTGCCGGCGATTTTTGGACGCTGTTGATTTCCACATTTTTGGTGGGTTTTGCCAACGGTATGGTGGAGGCGGTGTGCAACCCGCTCGTGGCATCCATGTACCCCAAAAACAAAACCGTGATGCTCAACAAATTCCACGTTTGGTTTCCCGGCGGCTTGGTCATAGGGGCCTTGCTGGCGGCGGGCATGAAGTCACTGGATTGGGGCTGGCAGTGGCAGGTGGCTTTGATTCTGATTCCGACGCTCATCTACGGCTGGATGTTTTGGGGACAGCATTTCCCGCGCACCGAGCGGGTGGAGTCTGGAGTCTCGACGGCAGATATGTTCAAGTCGGTGTTGTCGCCACTGTTCCTTTTCATGGCTGTGTGTATGTTTTTCACGGCCAACACCGAGTTGAGCACGGGCCAATGGATTGACAAACTGTTGGGTAAGGCGGGCGCCAATGCCTTGCTGATTCTGGCTTTGGTGAATGGCATCATGGCCGTTGGGCGCTATTTTGGCGGGCCGCTCATTCATCGGCTCAACCCAACGGGCATTCTCTTGGGTTCGGCTATTGTGTCTGTTGCAGGGGTTTATTTGCTCCGCACCACCGAAGGCCCGGCGCTCTATGCGGCGGCGGTGGTTTTTGCGGTGGGCGTTTGCTATTTCTGGCCGACCATGCTGGGCTTCGTCAACGAGTACATCCCAAAAAGCGGCGCTCTGGGGCTGTCGCTCATGGGTGGCGTTGGGATGTTGGGCAACTGGGCGTTTCAGACGTTTTTCATCGGCCCAAGGCTTGATGCCGAAAAAGCGGCACTCGCTACCAGCGGCCTGCCTTCCGACGAGATTGAGCTGTTGGCCGGGCAGAGCGTGTTGAGCAGCATCAATTTGCTGCCTGTGTTTCTGGTGCTGGCGTTTGGGGCGCTGTGGTTTTATATGCGCGGTCGGAACAAGGAAGGTGGCGTGAGTCATTAG
- a CDS encoding fasciclin domain-containing protein — protein MKNLVLGLFIALSAATVFTACKDNDDDAQVQQNIVQLAQGNTNLSTLVAAVQRAGLVDALSAPGPLTVFAPTNQAFNDLLAALGFSKLEDVPVSALRDILLNHVVSGNVRSTDLTTGYVNTLLPFGNSTNYLSNYVDLTSGVKVGGSSVTTADVAASNGVVHIIDKVIVPPTVVNQALNNPNFSILVAALTRSDLGVDYVNVLSGAGPFTVFAPTNAAFAALLTELGASGLNDISADVLNKVLQYHVVSGANVRASQLTNGQQVTTFQGGTFTINLTGGAKIVDAQGRTSNIVVTDVQSANGVVHAIDKVILPQL, from the coding sequence ATGAAAAACTTAGTTCTTGGCCTTTTCATCGCATTGAGCGCTGCTACTGTATTCACCGCCTGCAAAGACAACGATGACGACGCGCAGGTGCAGCAAAACATCGTGCAACTCGCGCAAGGCAACACCAACCTCAGCACCCTTGTAGCTGCCGTGCAACGCGCCGGTTTGGTGGATGCACTCTCGGCTCCCGGCCCCCTCACCGTGTTTGCACCCACCAACCAAGCCTTCAACGACCTGCTTGCCGCGCTTGGGTTCTCCAAATTGGAGGATGTGCCCGTGAGCGCATTGCGCGACATTTTGCTCAACCATGTCGTCAGCGGCAATGTGCGCTCGACCGACCTGACCACTGGCTATGTGAACACCCTGCTCCCGTTTGGCAACTCGACCAACTATCTGAGCAATTATGTGGACCTCACAAGCGGAGTGAAAGTGGGTGGCTCCAGCGTCACCACTGCCGACGTGGCTGCCTCAAACGGCGTGGTACATATCATTGACAAAGTGATTGTGCCGCCCACGGTGGTGAATCAAGCGCTCAACAATCCCAACTTCAGCATCCTCGTGGCCGCCCTCACGCGCTCCGACCTCGGCGTTGACTATGTGAACGTGTTGTCGGGTGCCGGCCCCTTCACGGTGTTTGCCCCCACCAATGCGGCCTTCGCTGCCCTATTGACCGAGCTCGGCGCAAGCGGTCTCAACGACATTTCTGCTGATGTGCTCAATAAAGTGCTCCAATACCATGTGGTGAGTGGTGCCAATGTCCGCGCCAGCCAACTCACCAACGGACAGCAAGTGACCACCTTCCAAGGCGGCACCTTCACTATCAACTTGACAGGCGGCGCGAAAATCGTGGATGCACAAGGCCGCACTTCCAATATCGTCGTCACCGATGTGCAAAGCGCCAACGGTGTGGTGCACGCTATTGACAAGGTAATTCTGCCACAACTGTAA
- the rpmA gene encoding 50S ribosomal protein L27, with protein MAHKKGVGSSDNGRDSKSKRLGVKLYGGQMAVAGNVLVRQRGTRFHPGNNVYMGRDHTLHAAIDGIVVFTRGRKDRNFVNIEPYRKEEPPVTPPPPTKPRPGSVKSKPNPSDLAQADAPATKKAAVMEEAPVAVVEAAPEVIVEAETKPAEKKNTAPKKEKAPKLDDLKIIEGVGPKIESLLKEGGISTWSALAEAPVERLKEILDAAGSRYQMHDPSTWPAQAKLAAEGNWDELKSYQEALSGGREVAD; from the coding sequence ATGGCACACAAAAAAGGTGTAGGTAGTTCAGATAACGGCCGCGACAGTAAAAGTAAGCGTCTCGGCGTAAAACTCTACGGCGGCCAAATGGCCGTAGCAGGCAACGTGCTCGTGCGTCAGCGCGGCACAAGGTTTCACCCCGGCAACAATGTTTATATGGGGCGCGACCACACACTGCACGCAGCCATTGACGGCATCGTCGTGTTTACACGCGGCAGAAAAGACCGCAACTTTGTCAACATCGAGCCATACCGGAAAGAAGAGCCGCCCGTGACACCGCCGCCGCCCACCAAGCCGAGACCCGGCAGCGTGAAAAGCAAGCCCAACCCTTCTGACCTCGCGCAAGCTGATGCCCCCGCTACGAAAAAAGCCGCAGTGATGGAAGAAGCGCCCGTGGCAGTAGTCGAAGCAGCACCCGAAGTGATTGTCGAAGCGGAAACGAAGCCCGCTGAGAAAAAAAACACAGCGCCCAAAAAGGAAAAAGCGCCCAAGCTCGATGACCTGAAAATCATCGAAGGGGTGGGGCCTAAAATCGAGTCGCTGCTCAAAGAAGGCGGTATAAGCACTTGGTCGGCGCTCGCCGAGGCACCAGTGGAGCGTTTGAAAGAAATCCTCGACGCGGCAGGCTCCCGCTATCAAATGCACGACCCAAGCACTTGGCCTGCACAAGCCAAACTCGCCGCCGAAGGCAACTGGGACGAATTGAAATCGTACCAAGAGGCGCTTTCAGGTGGCCGCGAAGTGGCAGATTAA
- the rplU gene encoding 50S ribosomal protein L21, with translation MFAIVSIAGQQFKVEEGQQIFVHRLAANEGDKVSFDAVHLIENNGSVTIGTPNISGAGIRASVLGHVKGDKVIVFHKKRRKGYRKKNGHRQSFTKLQIDSIVG, from the coding sequence ATGTTCGCAATTGTTTCCATTGCCGGTCAACAATTCAAAGTTGAGGAAGGTCAGCAGATCTTCGTCCACCGGCTGGCAGCCAATGAAGGCGACAAGGTCTCCTTCGATGCCGTGCATCTCATTGAGAACAACGGCAGCGTCACTATCGGCACCCCCAACATCTCAGGGGCAGGCATTCGCGCCAGTGTGCTGGGCCATGTAAAAGGCGATAAAGTCATCGTGTTTCACAAGAAGCGCCGCAAAGGCTATCGCAAGAAAAATGGTCACCGTCAGTCGTTCACGAAACTCCAAATTGACTCCATCGTCGGCTGA
- a CDS encoding winged helix-turn-helix domain-containing protein, which produces MKLSIVFPTVLVLLVLMAARLTWHLPSFKENEHEFAERVNLALRQTAHQLLVIAGDSISTIAPVQRVGKGAWLVRLERDFDYDGLPSVLQKAFSNHHIGGAYNVAVVDCEKGELMLGYLFNPLEPSHDIPCGGRKQTKGCYNLRVTFTDPATSFFPHESGWVSLAAVFAALLIFSAYHFFIFLKKKHLATEVPAPTSSPNGQTPIRFGNSTLRVDNQKLVCNGVTKDLTYRETKLLQMFCRHANQLLERDVILKSVWEDEGIIVGRSVDVFVSRLRKLLKEDDTVKIANVHGVGYRLEIRVG; this is translated from the coding sequence TTGAAACTTAGCATAGTCTTTCCAACGGTGCTCGTGTTGCTGGTCTTGATGGCTGCGCGTCTGACGTGGCACCTGCCCTCATTCAAGGAAAACGAGCACGAATTTGCAGAACGTGTTAACCTTGCCCTGCGACAGACCGCTCACCAACTGCTTGTGATTGCGGGCGACAGCATCAGCACCATCGCTCCCGTGCAACGGGTGGGAAAAGGTGCTTGGCTCGTGCGCTTGGAGCGCGATTTCGACTACGATGGCCTCCCGTCCGTGTTGCAAAAAGCCTTTTCCAATCATCACATCGGGGGAGCGTACAACGTAGCGGTAGTGGATTGCGAAAAGGGCGAGCTGATGCTGGGTTACTTGTTCAATCCGCTTGAACCAAGCCACGACATTCCCTGCGGAGGACGCAAACAAACGAAGGGATGCTACAATTTGCGAGTCACCTTTACCGACCCTGCAACCTCGTTTTTCCCGCATGAAAGCGGTTGGGTTTCACTCGCCGCCGTTTTTGCCGCCTTGCTGATTTTCTCCGCGTATCATTTTTTTATTTTCTTGAAAAAGAAACACTTGGCAACAGAAGTGCCTGCTCCAACATCTTCGCCAAACGGTCAAACGCCCATTCGATTTGGCAACTCGACACTCCGGGTGGACAACCAGAAACTTGTATGCAATGGTGTGACGAAAGACCTCACCTACCGCGAAACCAAGTTGCTTCAAATGTTTTGCCGACACGCCAATCAGCTGCTCGAACGCGATGTGATTTTGAAATCGGTGTGGGAAGACGAAGGCATCATCGTCGGACGCAGCGTGGATGTGTTTGTGTCGCGTCTGCGGAAGCTCCTAAAAGAAGACGACACGGTGAAAATCGCCAACGTGCACGGTGTAGGGTATCGGCTGGAAATCAGGGTTGGCTGA
- a CDS encoding PorP/SprF family type IX secretion system membrane protein — protein MKKTLLSIIFGVITIAAFAQEQAVYTHYQVFPILVNPGYTGFEDEHQFLGNARTTWTGFPGRPVNFTAIYHGPVGEKLALGGGLFSEKVGDMNTVKLNFNYAFRFRIQKARIGIGLSTDFINRRVNPDLLGNPLVQPNDDVLENLSDGQQIFDASAGTHILYDERFFVSITLPNIVRARLDEVPIDQRSQQTSLFEHYIFQVGYIVDVPSQNFKIMPSLAFRQIRDTPFQVDVNVQGRFLDEKLITGLTYRPSNNGSVGFLIGTKYKALQLAYSYDVSFSKFQQFNTGSHELTAAFNLPRKTPKPVSTDTSDLYQ, from the coding sequence ATGAAAAAGACATTACTCTCCATCATATTCGGCGTTATCACCATCGCCGCCTTTGCTCAAGAACAAGCGGTTTACACGCACTACCAAGTGTTCCCCATTCTGGTGAACCCAGGTTACACTGGCTTCGAGGACGAACACCAATTTCTCGGCAACGCCCGCACCACTTGGACGGGATTCCCAGGCCGACCAGTCAATTTCACGGCCATCTATCATGGGCCTGTGGGCGAAAAACTCGCCCTCGGTGGCGGGCTTTTCTCTGAAAAAGTCGGTGATATGAACACCGTGAAGCTGAACTTCAACTATGCCTTCCGTTTTCGTATCCAAAAAGCGCGCATCGGCATTGGTCTTTCCACCGACTTCATCAACCGCCGCGTCAACCCTGACCTGCTGGGCAACCCGCTCGTGCAACCCAACGATGACGTGTTGGAAAACCTGAGCGACGGCCAGCAAATTTTTGATGCCTCGGCTGGAACGCACATCCTCTACGACGAGCGTTTCTTTGTCAGCATCACGCTGCCCAACATCGTGCGCGCTCGCCTCGACGAGGTGCCGATTGACCAGCGCTCGCAGCAGACTTCTCTGTTTGAGCACTATATTTTCCAAGTAGGGTACATCGTGGACGTGCCAAGTCAGAACTTCAAAATTATGCCCTCGCTGGCTTTCCGTCAAATCCGCGATACGCCCTTCCAAGTGGATGTGAACGTGCAAGGCCGCTTTCTCGATGAAAAACTCATCACCGGCCTCACTTATCGCCCCAGCAACAACGGTTCGGTGGGGTTCCTCATCGGCACCAAATACAAAGCATTGCAATTGGCTTACTCCTACGATGTGTCGTTCTCGAAGTTCCAACAGTTCAACACAGGCTCGCATGAATTGACCGCAGCCTTCAACCTGCCGCGCAAGACGCCCAAGCCTGTCTCTACCGACACCTCGGACTTGTATCAATAA